DNA sequence from the Mus caroli chromosome X, CAROLI_EIJ_v1.1, whole genome shotgun sequence genome:
CCCCTGATGGAAATGCTCCCTACCAAATGATTTAACCCTGCTTCTATTTTCAGCCATGCACCATACAGGGACTGTCCTGTTAATAATCCACTTCAGTAGATTTTGGCACTCACAGTCCTGTTCTGAGATCTGCATAGCTTTGTGAGGGGTCACAGTAAGATTCTGAGGACAGACTGGGAAAGCTCCAGTCCAAATACAGGGAACCTCCAAGTAAACCATCCTTGACTCTGTTGCCAGCCCTGAACCATAAGGAATCAGGCCTTTCAAGGGAGATACTTGAACCCCTAGCTCCCTTTTCCCTACCTCCTCCTGTCCCTAGAGTCAGAGCCTTCATCTGGGAACAGCAGACTGAACGCATCAGATATTGAGAGCTTAGAATGATCTATGAGTCACAGGGAGGACTATGATTGATGATAATGTGCCACTAAAGGATCACATTGTGTCCTTGTTAACTCCAAGAAGCTCGGGATCTGGATCTATGGCCAGATGTGGAGTACAAAAGTTGTTGCCTTGGATaccagaaaagaaggaaaaggtccAGATTAAGAGAAACAGAATtctaataccaaaaaaaaaaaagataaaataaaatggtccCACAGAAGCCTTCTCCCGTGTTCAGCCCAGGAAGGCCCAATTTAACATGACCAGTAAAGCAATGCCTGTTTTCCACAGTTTGGTCTGAGAGGGGAGAGGATTTATAGGTAGTCATAGGGCCTCAAGTCAGCAGAGTGAGGGTCCCAGACACTGTTGGAAGTCAAGATGAACATTTTGGAAGGGCTGAGAGGACCCTGGAGGAGGGCCAGCTATATGCTGGCTCTGAGCCCAGATCGGCACTAATAAGCAAGTGATTCCTGACTTTGGCTTTGGCATCCAGGCCTGAGAGAGTTTGGGGCCTTACTAAAGAACACTGCTTCATAAGGACCCAGATCCTGTGAAGAGATGGAGGATGACAGTGGGGAGCTTACATGTGAGAGCACATGGTTACCTCCACAATCTTGTCAGCTCTGGTAGTCTCTAGGAAGAGTGACCAGGTGCAGTGTACCTTCACTATAGCCATGAGGTGTTAGGGAAAAGTAAGGTCTGTTCTGCAGAATCACTAGGGGATGAGGTCTGCTATAAAGCAGAGATGTCAGGAAAGACACATCAGATGAATAAACTTCGGGTAGACTTAGGGAACACCATATATGCAAAATGATTCCAGGTCATGTAGATAACCCTGAAGATCTTTTGCAGGGCCAAAGTGATATAGTATCTGTTTATTACTCCTGAGTGTTTTCAGAATTTGGGGATCCTGGTGAGGAATTTTACCTCTGTGCATAATCTCAGCTAGACACAGGTGTTAAAGGATCTGGCAAGAGTCAAGGTAAGGACACCAAGAGCTGACTGAAGGTAACTCCAGTTCAGAGTACATACAAGGTCCCCACAGAAGTCCACACTGCAACTTGTCACCCCCACAGTCCTGTACAGGACCACCGGTCTAAGCCCTTTATCTGTTTCTAGGCCATTCATCTCAAAGAGCTAGAGGTCTTGTCAAGAAGATCTTACTCAGgtcatcagagaaaaaaatccagtTATGTCAGGACTCAAGGTGAGAACCGAGAAAGTCCCATCACCCAACCACAGGGAACCTAGCCCTTCTGTTGGATGTGGGAAAACCTAGGGACTATAGGTGAATTTCTTCCCCTcacttgccttttcttctttctcacagaAATAAGCCTCCACATTAAGGAAGGTGGGTTCAGCTCATCAGGGGAAGCAGTTCAGTCCTTGCAATTTATTGAGGTAAGTATGAAACAGGCTCCACCTCCCAAAATACATGGACTTTAGTGAAATGTGTTACCTCTTCCCATCACCCTAGGCAAGTTTAGCCAGATATAAGGTTCCTTCATTACTTTGTTCCATCTCAGAGCTGTGGAACTTTCATTGCAAGAAGCATGCCCTCAGGCCAGCAGAGAAGTGGGGTTCAGATCCTGACAGTGTGAACTTGAGAGCCTAGAATGACTACAGAGACATCAGAGGGGCTCCCCAGAGTCCAGCTCTCCTCTCCTATCAGGGCCAGCCACCCAGTGTTCTTAGAGTCTGCAGTTCTGGGATGCCTCAACATCTCTTACAGGAGCTCCAGGGGCCAGAAGTGAAGGGCTTGGTCTAGGGCAGGATCTTCAAGTCAGACATAAAAGTCCAAGCAGAGTCAGGACTGAAAGTGAGGTACCCAGGGCCCCATCCAACAGAACACAAGGACTCCACATTTCCCTGCCCCCACTGGAGTGTCAAGCTCTGTAACATAGCTGTGCTTTGAAGACACTTCTCACTCCTTCCCTCAGTCTCATAATAGGACTGACAGGAAGATAGGTTCCTCTATGGCCATATAGTAATACCCAAGAGGAAAAATCTGTAAAAGGCCATTTTGAGATGTTTCAGGGTGTAACTGTCAGCAAAGTATTTTCACACAGCCCTCTTCTTGCCCCAGGTCTGACTCTGTATCACTGTGATCCTGCCCAGCCTCCTGCCTGCTAGCTGCATCATGTCTCATCCTCAGAAGAGGCAGTGTTACACATTTGAGGGAGAATCTCAGGCCCAAAGAGAACAGGGCCTGATGGCTGAGGGGGAAGAGTCCACTGACAATAACACCTCCTCCTCCACTAGCTCAACCCTCCCCAGGAAGATGCCTGCTGGTGGAATACCAAATTATCACCAGAGTCCCCAGAGAGCCTTATCTCCTCCCATTGTTATAGCCAACATTCCAATATCCCCAACTGATGAGGCCTCTGTCAACCAAATGGAGTTGGTACTGCAGCATGCATTAAGTTCAAAGGCAATTGATTTGGTTCAGTTCCTGCTCCTCAAGTATAAAATGAAGGAGCTGACCAACAAGGCAGAGAGTGTAGAAAAGGTTATCAAAGATGATGAGCAGTATTACAATAGGATCTTTAATCAAGCCTCTGGGGGTTTGAAGCTGGTCTTTGGTAATGATGTGATAGAAGTGGACCCTGTTGTTCACACCTATGCCCTTGCCATTGCCCTGGGGATCACCTATGATGGAATGCTTACTGATGTCCAGGGCATGCCCAAGACAGGCCTCCTAATAATTGCCCTAGGTGTCATCTGCATGCATGATTACCGTGTCCATGAGGATATGATCTGGCGAGCACTAAATATCATGGGAGTAACTTCCATGAAAAATCACTATGTAGCTGGGAATGCCAAGAAGCTTTTTCACTGAAACTTTTGTACAGGAAGGGTATCTGATATACAGTATGGTGCCTGACAGTGATCCCCCTCACTATGAGTTCCTATGCTGAAACCAGAAGTATAGATGTCATAGAATTTTTGACTCAGATCAGCAGGATTAACTAAGTGACTCCAGATTCTTCTCATCCCTGTATTTAGAGACTTTGAGAGAAGATGGGATTTTGTTTAGAATTCCCGCCACAAGTGGCATCTTGCCATGGCCAATACAAGTTCTAGTACCACCACATTCAGAACCTTTCTGAATAAAGCCTCCAATTCTTCACTGTATTTTAAAGTGGCAGTTTGTGGTTTAAGTAGCAAACAGGTGCTGTGTTTTATAACAGTAacttggaacttttttttttttaatgtttttccaattttgttattttatgtaacaAAACCTCCCAACTTGTTATGGTCTGTAATAAGGTAACATTTACATATGAATTTAATCTGAATTGTGAAAGACCTTAGTAATATAGCCAATgtcaagaaatagagaaaaatgaaagaaaaagttaattcTTATTTTTCCCTTCAACAAAATATGTTCCTTTGTAAAATTAAGTTACATGTGTAGACCTAAATGTGCTTGGCTTTTTGAAAATGTATGAGGAATTCCATCCTAGTAAGTTACCCAGTGTGAAGCTCCAAAGCTTCCGAATTGTAGAAAAGCTCACTGAAATGTATAGAGTTTGGATCTGGTTAATATCAGTGTGCGATGGTTTTGCTTTGCAagttcttttaataaaattacaataCAAATAAGTCGTACCTCTTACTGGCTGATTCTTTGAGGACCTGCTCTTTGCAAGGACCTATGTTCACAGGGGAATACTAGGAAAAGCTAGAGCTGCCCTTACCTATAAATGGTAAAGTCTATCATCAGCCACCatataaagaagaaatgaggTGTCCTCTTAGAAATCAAAGGAATGATTTCATGCTGTGTCTTAGGCCCAGGAAGTGAATATTTTAATTCTAAGCAGTTCCCTTTCCATTTTCAGAACAGTTTCTTCTCAggttatttggatttttaatttttattttattgttaataattatGTGTAGGTCTGAACATGTCAGTACCAGTACACTAGGAGGCCCAAGATGGCAGATGATCCTGGAGCTGATGTTTACTTTACAGGCAGTTGAAATACACCTACTATGGgtaccaggaattgaacctggctcctctgggaaaaaaaagtatgttcTCATCACCATTGAgttctctctccagtcccataaaAAGTTCCTTTTGGATATCAGATGGATAGGACAGATAGGAATCCTCATCTAGATCTTGTGCAAGAAGTGTGGTCCTCAGTGTGATGCAGAAGTTGAATAAAATGGGAATTCTTTGGGAGCATTGTCCTCTTAGGAATAATTGATATAATTACCATGGGACCCTAGGTATGTCTTGCAAGAGGTTGATATTAAAAGAGTTAGCCTTTGgattggagacatggctcagttgcTCTTTCAGATGACCCGATTTGGTTCCCTGGACTCACATagcagctgtctgtaacttccacaactgtctataactccagttccagggaaactggtgccctcttctggccttcacaggtaTCAAGCATGGATATTGTGCatggtacatgcacatgtgccatgtgcatgatatatacatgtgggcaaaacattcataaacatttttaaaataaaaataatttttaaaagagcctGACCCCTGAATCACTCTGTGGACAGAATTTGGCTTCTTGGATTTTTAGCctctaaaactaaaataaagttccaaataaatttctctttataagttACTCAGTGATCTAAATGGAAGAGCACTTACAAAGTGACAAAAATAACTTGAGAAAGGAAGTATTTTGGCTCACAAGATTTGGATAAAGCTCATCACTATGGGTAAATCTTGGaagcaggagtttgaggcagctgTTCAAGTTTCATCCACAGccacaaagaaaagaatgagaatgCCTGTTCTGCAGCCTTTCAGTCAGAGCCTCAGTCCAGGCTAGGAAATGGTGTTTCCCACATTTACATTAAGTCTTCTCACATCAATAAACTTGATCAAGAGAAGCAGTCACAGGCACAGCCAGAGACTAACCTAATCTAGATGAACCCCTACAGGCACACCTGGGGACTTGTGACCAAGGTGATGCTGACATCTTGAAAAGCAATATTAAAATCACTGAGCCACATGAGCTCCGGCACTGTGAGGGGGAAGTGGACACAGAAACCCACCCCTAATCAAGAAGCTATTTTAAattgaagaaacaagaagaagaaattagatattctgacagcaaagatcaaacttaTCCCAAGGAacgcccctaatcagcaggaactAGCCAATGATAACATCACCCCCTTTCTGACTTCTCACTTTATTCAGGgatcccttttctttcctctctgtccttttttcttttttatctagtGTTACAGGGCTAAAATGGTGGGGCaaaaggaggtggagaagggTAGAAGACAGAAGAACCCACAAAGAGATAAAGACCACTGACAAGTGGCACCCAGACGTGGGGTTAGGCAGAATGAAAAATTTGATTTCAAATGCtatggagaaaatggaaggaaatgagggggtgttttttttttaagacaccaGCAAAATTTTATTGTAGCCACTATTGGTTGGAT
Encoded proteins:
- the LOC110286501 gene encoding melanoma-associated antigen 10-like; amino-acid sequence: MSHPQKRQCYTFEGESQAQREQGLMAEGEESTDNNTSSSTSSTLPRKMPAGGIPNYHQSPQRALSPPIVIANIPISPTDEASVNQMELVLQHALSSKAIDLVQFLLLKYKMKELTNKAESVEKVIKDDEQYYNRIFNQASGGLKLVFGNDVIEVDPVVHTYALAIALGITYDGMLTDVQGMPKTGLLIIALGVICMHDYRVHEDMIWRALNIMGVTSMKNHYVAGNAKKLFH